In the genome of Streptomyces pactum, one region contains:
- a CDS encoding FAD-binding protein, which yields MTDHPGAGSPWSRFPEELTGLDGELLTGERIPRWAAEDFGHTVHAPPLAVLSPRSVRDVREVVAAAARRGIPVAARGGGHSVHGQAQAPGGIVIDMTPLGRVVRMSDTEVTVEGGALWRDVVAATLPHGRTPPVLTDYLGTSVGGTLSVGGIGGMSHRHGVQTDCVLSLDVVTGAGEEVRCSPDRNRDLFDAVRAGLSQCALVVRATLRLERAPARVRRYVLPYDGLAEYLADQHRLAHEGRFGYLEGQPTPQPDGTWHHLMEAVAHQPCDRAAWPPDDRDLLGDLAFRRGAEEIEELDYADFLDRMTPGEALLRETGEWFHPHPWLNLFVPGAAAHSVVSTTLAGLTRHELGNSGLVLLYPVPTARIRTPLLRLPDDDTMYLFALLRTAPGDDPAARDAMTAANREIYDRARAAGAVAYPVNTLRMSPEDWRAHFGPVWDRLARARRRYDPAGVLTPGQGLAY from the coding sequence ATGACCGACCACCCCGGAGCCGGATCCCCCTGGTCCCGCTTCCCCGAGGAGCTGACCGGCCTCGACGGGGAACTCCTCACCGGCGAGCGGATCCCCCGGTGGGCCGCCGAGGACTTCGGGCACACCGTCCACGCCCCGCCGCTCGCCGTGCTCAGCCCCCGGTCGGTGCGCGACGTCCGCGAGGTGGTGGCGGCCGCGGCGCGGCGGGGCATACCCGTCGCCGCGCGCGGCGGCGGCCACTCGGTGCACGGCCAGGCGCAGGCGCCCGGTGGGATCGTCATCGACATGACGCCGCTGGGCCGGGTGGTGCGCATGTCGGACACCGAGGTGACCGTGGAGGGCGGCGCGCTGTGGCGGGACGTGGTGGCCGCCACCCTGCCGCACGGCCGGACCCCGCCGGTGCTCACCGACTACCTCGGCACCAGTGTGGGCGGCACCCTCTCGGTGGGCGGTATCGGCGGCATGAGCCACCGGCACGGCGTGCAGACCGACTGCGTGCTCTCGCTGGACGTGGTGACCGGCGCCGGCGAGGAGGTGCGCTGCTCACCGGATCGCAACCGCGACCTGTTCGACGCGGTCCGCGCCGGGCTGAGCCAGTGCGCCCTCGTCGTCCGGGCCACGCTGCGGCTGGAACGCGCGCCCGCCCGGGTCCGCCGCTACGTCCTGCCGTACGACGGCCTGGCGGAGTACCTGGCCGACCAGCACCGGCTCGCCCACGAGGGCCGGTTCGGCTACCTGGAGGGGCAGCCCACCCCGCAGCCCGACGGCACCTGGCACCACCTGATGGAGGCCGTCGCCCACCAGCCCTGCGACCGCGCCGCGTGGCCGCCGGACGACCGTGACCTCCTGGGCGACCTGGCGTTCCGGCGCGGGGCCGAGGAGATCGAGGAGCTGGACTACGCCGACTTCCTGGACCGCATGACCCCCGGGGAGGCGCTGCTGCGCGAGACCGGCGAATGGTTCCACCCGCACCCCTGGCTCAACCTCTTCGTACCCGGCGCGGCGGCCCACAGCGTCGTCTCCACCACCCTGGCCGGGCTCACCCGGCACGAGCTGGGGAACTCCGGGCTGGTCCTGCTCTACCCGGTGCCCACGGCGCGGATCCGCACCCCGCTGCTGCGCCTCCCCGACGACGACACGATGTACCTGTTCGCGCTGTTGCGAACCGCGCCGGGAGACGACCCGGCGGCCCGTGACGCCATGACCGCCGCCAACCGGGAGATCTACGACCGGGCGCGGGCGGCCGGAGCCGTGGCCTACCCGGTGAACACGCTGCGGATGTCACCGGAGGACTGGCGCGCCCACTTCGGGCCGGTGTGGGACCGGCTGGCCCGGGCCCGGCGCCGGTACGACCCGGCCGGCGTCCTCACCCCCGGCCAGGGCCTGGCGTACTGA
- a CDS encoding GDSL-type esterase/lipase family protein produces the protein MAAAGAAERRIAHDDPVLRHRGAVSLERGPGWTAPWRLPHHEAELYLPEGGTGRAAMPSGVRITFRTDSPSLRCRYQADPPPRLDGPPEWARLDVVCAGRAPVTVELAETGRDEEFRVAGLPGTMTTVELWLPFYHRFRLRGLSVAAGAAVEPDRDDPPRWLHCGSSVSQGRGAASPSRTWAALVARRRGWDLTSLALGASDCLQPMTARLMRELPAELITLCVGVNAQALGSHNRDSLVSALVGFVRTVREGHPHTPFGVMSPIVAPERERVPGPSGMTMRECRARVRRAVELLRDHGDHALYHLDGMEVFGASCTGLMLEPAGGDRLHPAPAGHPVFAARFATVLRRAGCVPAPGGTPPGGPPPGPPSPAVRSGTGRSASG, from the coding sequence ATGGCAGCCGCCGGCGCCGCCGAACGCCGGATCGCCCACGACGACCCGGTGCTGCGCCACCGGGGCGCCGTCTCGCTGGAGCGCGGCCCGGGCTGGACCGCGCCGTGGCGCCTGCCGCACCACGAGGCGGAGCTGTACCTGCCGGAGGGCGGCACCGGGCGGGCGGCGATGCCGTCGGGGGTGCGGATCACCTTCCGTACCGACAGCCCCTCCCTGCGCTGCCGGTACCAGGCCGATCCGCCGCCCCGGCTCGACGGCCCGCCGGAGTGGGCCCGGCTGGACGTGGTGTGCGCCGGGCGCGCGCCGGTGACCGTGGAGCTGGCCGAGACGGGCCGGGACGAGGAGTTCCGGGTGGCCGGGCTGCCGGGCACGATGACCACGGTGGAGCTGTGGCTGCCGTTCTACCACCGGTTCCGGCTGCGCGGTCTGTCGGTCGCCGCGGGCGCGGCGGTGGAGCCGGACCGCGACGACCCGCCGCGGTGGCTGCACTGCGGCAGTTCGGTGTCGCAGGGCAGGGGCGCGGCCTCACCGAGCCGGACCTGGGCGGCGCTGGTCGCCCGGCGCCGGGGCTGGGACCTGACGTCGCTGGCGCTGGGCGCGTCCGACTGCCTCCAGCCGATGACGGCGCGGCTGATGCGCGAGCTGCCGGCCGAGCTGATCACCCTGTGCGTCGGCGTCAACGCGCAGGCGCTGGGCAGCCACAACCGGGACTCGCTGGTGTCCGCGCTGGTCGGTTTCGTCCGGACGGTCCGCGAGGGCCACCCGCACACACCGTTCGGGGTGATGTCGCCGATCGTGGCGCCCGAGCGGGAGCGGGTGCCGGGGCCGTCCGGGATGACCATGCGCGAGTGCCGGGCCCGGGTGCGGCGGGCGGTGGAGCTGCTGCGGGACCACGGGGACCACGCGCTGTACCACCTGGACGGGATGGAGGTGTTCGGGGCGAGCTGCACCGGGCTGATGCTGGAGCCGGCGGGCGGTGACCGGCTGCATCCGGCCCCGGCCGGCCACCCGGTTTTCGCCGCCCGCTTCGCGACCGTACTGCGGCGCGCCGGGTGCGTGCCGGCCCCGGGCGGTACGCCGCCGGGTGGTCCCCCGCCGGGACCGCCGTCTCCCGCGGTCCGGTCCGGCACCGGGCGGTCCGCTTCCGGCTGA